The following proteins come from a genomic window of Nicotiana tomentosiformis chromosome 12, ASM39032v3, whole genome shotgun sequence:
- the LOC138902381 gene encoding uncharacterized protein translates to MPKSSQTSSKEKSSSKTEDKSKTMKPKSKKNVKPSSEPAPTPAPSPSISSTVSIPSSLVLDALTVPNYTGPSLLIPTTHAYVFASKNTSKSTKIKTTLRKSIKSDKVLLDAAAKVDIVVNEACGSGGINVNYNKSDVVPLDNVPPKRDKSQVEEPTDEDDNEGEEAGGIVASHEEHQTQDMANEEKKSENEGDSSKEKESETEDKIDEQVDDSGEEEKNSEEEGDSESESEDQEKESESEGEDEESEEENDNTSGESEGSMTIGNTVIAPSEEASGEKRTEETGPLLTIFTGDEEVSSDEDKLPLYAVGKKTRKTPVKATKPVIPARKEMTPPARTHLTRSKRKFVDE, encoded by the exons ATGCCTAAATCCAGCCAAACCTCTTCTAAAGAAAAATCATCATCCAAGACTGAAGACAAATCCAAGACCATGAagcccaaatcaaagaaaaatgtcAAACCATCAAGTGAACCTGCACCCACACCTGCTCCTTCTCCATCAATATCCTCCACTGTATCTATACCATCATCCCTTGTTCTTGATGCACTCACCGTTCCTAATTATACTGGGCCTTCACTTCTAATACCAACCACCCATGCATATGTGTTTGCTTCGAAAAACACCTCTAAGTCAACCAAGATCAAAACTACTCTAAGAAAATCTATAAAGAGTGACAAGGTATTGCTTGATGCTGCTGCTAAAGTAGACATAGTAGTTAATGAAGCATGTGGTTCAGGGGGAATCAATGTCAATTACAACAAGTCAG ATGTTGTACCCTTAGATAATGTCCCACCCAAAAGAGATAAATCACAAGTGGAGGAACCTACT GATGAGGATGATAATGAAGGTGAGGAAGCAGGAGGAATAGTGGCCAGTCATGAGGAACATCAGACTCAGGACATGGCTAatgaagagaaaaagagtgagaATGAGGGAGATTCTAGTAAAGAGAAGGAGAGTGAGACAGAAGATAAGATAGATGAACAAGTGGATGATTCTGGAGAGGAAGAAAAGAATAGTGAGGAAGAAGGTGATTCTGAGAGTGAAAGTGAGGATCAAGAAAAAGAAAGTGAGAGTGAAGGAGAGGATGAAGAGAGTGAGGAAGAGAATGATAATACAAGTGGGGAATCAGAAGGCTCTATGACTATTGGGAACACTGTCATAGCCCCTTCAGAGGAAGCAAGTGGAGAGAAAAGGACTGAAGAAACTGGGCCCTTGTTAACTATTTTCACTGGAGATGAGGAGGTCAGTAGTGATGAAGATAAATTGCCCTTGTATGCAGTAGGAAAAAAAACCAGGAAGACCCCTGTGAAAGCAACAAAGCCTGTTATCCCTGCAAGGAAAGAAATGACTCCTCCTGCTAGAACTCATCTCACAAGGAGTAAAAGAAAGTTTGTTGATGAATAA